In Syntrophus gentianae, a genomic segment contains:
- the lepA gene encoding translation elongation factor 4 — protein sequence MDHIRNFSIIAHIDHGKSTLADRLIQFTGISDERTFKDQMLDNMDIERERGITIKSQAITLPYSAKDGRSYSLNLIDTPGHVDFSYEVSRALASCEGVLLLIDAAQGVQAQTVANLYLAMEHDLEIIPVINKIDLPSADVERVIEQIDDELGLDSEGHLKCSAKAGIGIEEILEAIVQRIPPPKGDPEAPLAALIFDAHYDAFRGTIIHCRIIDGTVKSGDTIRFMSNSATYRVEEVGHFLLQREKRHALSAGEVGYIIAGVKTVSDVRTGDTITQDEIPCSKPLPGFREVKPVVFASIYPIASDDYEDLKTALEKYQLNDASFIYTKDSSAALGQGFRCGFLGLLHLEVVQERLEREYDQSIILSVPSVRYRFTLKDGSVVYVDNPAHYPGTASIEVSEEPYIRATLMLPERYLGAVMKLCMEKRGTNSTLNYPSPGRVELIYELPLAEVIYDFYDRFKSVTQGYGSFDYEVIDYREGQLILLDILVNGERVDALSQIVHRDRARARGLQACERLKEEIPRQMFKIAIQGAIGGEIISRSTISAFRKDVIAKCYGGDISRKRKLLEKQKKGKKRMKMIGQVSIPQSAFLAVLKSDAD from the coding sequence ATGGATCATATACGCAATTTCAGCATTATTGCCCATATCGATCATGGAAAGTCTACGCTGGCCGACCGTTTGATTCAGTTCACAGGCATCTCGGATGAACGGACGTTCAAGGATCAGATGCTCGACAACATGGACATCGAACGGGAACGGGGGATTACGATCAAGAGTCAGGCGATTACCCTTCCCTATTCGGCGAAGGATGGAAGGAGCTACAGCCTGAATCTGATCGACACCCCGGGACATGTGGATTTCTCCTATGAGGTTTCCCGTGCCCTGGCCTCCTGCGAAGGGGTTCTGCTGCTCATTGATGCGGCACAGGGGGTTCAGGCGCAGACCGTGGCCAACCTCTATCTCGCCATGGAACACGATCTGGAGATCATTCCGGTGATCAACAAGATTGATCTTCCTTCGGCGGATGTGGAGCGGGTTATCGAGCAGATCGATGATGAACTCGGCCTGGATTCCGAAGGACATCTGAAATGTTCCGCCAAAGCGGGAATCGGCATCGAAGAAATCCTGGAAGCCATTGTTCAGCGCATCCCCCCACCTAAGGGAGATCCCGAAGCACCCCTGGCGGCTCTGATTTTCGATGCCCATTACGATGCCTTCCGGGGGACGATCATCCATTGCCGGATTATAGACGGCACGGTGAAAAGCGGGGATACCATCCGGTTCATGTCCAACTCGGCGACCTATCGGGTGGAGGAAGTGGGTCATTTCCTGCTGCAGAGGGAAAAACGCCATGCCCTGTCCGCCGGTGAAGTGGGGTATATCATTGCCGGGGTAAAAACCGTCTCCGATGTGCGGACAGGAGATACGATCACCCAGGATGAGATTCCCTGTTCCAAGCCCCTGCCCGGATTCCGGGAGGTCAAGCCGGTCGTCTTCGCCTCTATCTATCCCATTGCCTCCGACGATTATGAAGACCTCAAAACCGCCCTGGAGAAATATCAACTCAACGACGCCTCCTTCATCTATACGAAGGATTCTTCCGCCGCCCTGGGACAGGGCTTCCGCTGCGGCTTCCTCGGCCTTCTCCATCTCGAGGTCGTACAGGAGAGACTGGAACGGGAGTACGATCAGTCCATCATCCTCTCCGTGCCAAGCGTCCGCTATCGTTTTACCCTGAAAGACGGAAGCGTCGTCTATGTCGACAACCCGGCCCATTATCCAGGAACCGCTTCCATCGAAGTGTCCGAGGAGCCTTATATCCGGGCAACCCTGATGCTTCCGGAACGGTATCTCGGGGCCGTGATGAAATTATGCATGGAAAAACGGGGGACCAATTCTACATTGAATTATCCCAGCCCCGGCCGGGTGGAGCTGATTTATGAATTGCCTCTTGCCGAAGTAATTTACGATTTCTATGACCGCTTCAAATCCGTCACGCAGGGTTACGGTTCCTTCGACTATGAAGTGATCGACTATCGGGAAGGCCAGCTGATTCTCCTGGACATCCTGGTCAATGGGGAACGGGTGGATGCCCTGTCCCAGATTGTTCACCGGGACCGGGCAAGGGCCCGCGGACTTCAGGCCTGCGAGCGGCTCAAGGAGGAAATACCGCGCCAGATGTTCAAGATCGCCATTCAGGGGGCCATCGGCGGAGAAATCATCTCCCGGTCCACCATCTCAGCTTTCCGCAAGGACGTCATCGCCAAATGTTATGGCGGCGACATTTCCCGGAAGCGCAAACTTCTGGAAAAGCAGAAGAAAGGCAAGAAGCGCATGAAGATGATCGGACAGGTCAGCATTCCCCAGAGTGCCTTTCTCGCCGTATTGAAATCGGATGCCGACTGA
- a CDS encoding GGDEF domain-containing protein, translating to MKKKHYAEELEESIQVREEESIGGVQAKEVRRAYEKALNCIYGVCNLIDTPGIFMEEIIQETSALLPSALQFPDLACARITVKDQTYETENFNESSWRLVSDIKLRGVAAGAVEAYYRQEPHPRGQNPFLPEEVKLIDIVANYLGLVIERKNAEEEIMHLATHDALTDLPTLLLARDRLGIAISLARRNKTTVAVMYVDLDGFKVINDNLGHEAGDYILIRTVQRLLACVRESDTVARVGGDEFLIIASEIHDSENAAKIAERAGSFISQPIIFKRKKTILGSVSIGIALYPNDGIEMEDLIRKSEEAMHKMKKSGKKEGFRFADHPV from the coding sequence GTGAAAAAGAAACACTATGCCGAAGAATTGGAAGAAAGTATCCAAGTAAGAGAAGAAGAATCCATCGGAGGCGTTCAGGCTAAGGAGGTTCGGCGGGCATATGAAAAGGCATTGAATTGTATCTATGGTGTCTGTAATCTCATCGATACGCCGGGCATTTTTATGGAGGAGATCATACAGGAAACGTCGGCCCTTTTGCCTTCAGCACTGCAGTTTCCTGATCTTGCCTGTGCCAGAATCACCGTGAAGGATCAAACCTACGAGACGGAGAATTTTAATGAAAGTTCATGGCGGTTAGTCAGTGATATCAAACTACGTGGTGTTGCAGCTGGAGCGGTGGAGGCGTATTACCGGCAGGAACCTCATCCCAGGGGTCAGAATCCTTTTTTACCGGAAGAAGTCAAACTGATCGATATCGTGGCCAATTACCTGGGACTCGTTATCGAACGGAAAAATGCTGAGGAGGAGATCATGCACCTGGCGACGCACGACGCATTGACGGATCTACCTACCCTTCTATTGGCCAGGGACCGCCTTGGTATAGCGATCAGCCTGGCACGCCGGAATAAAACAACGGTTGCAGTGATGTATGTCGACCTTGATGGGTTTAAGGTCATCAATGATAATCTTGGTCATGAAGCTGGAGATTACATTCTGATCAGAACAGTCCAGCGCCTCCTCGCCTGTGTCCGCGAAAGCGATACGGTGGCCCGCGTCGGGGGGGATGAGTTTCTTATTATTGCCTCAGAAATTCATGACTCTGAGAATGCAGCCAAAATCGCCGAACGGGCCGGTTCTTTCATATCCCAGCCGATCATCTTCAAGAGAAAAAAGACAATTCTTGGCAGCGTAAGCATCGGAATTGCCCTTTATCCAAACGATGGCATCGAGATGGAAGACCTTATCAGGAAATCCGAAGAGGCCATGCATAAAATGAAGAAATCCGGGAAGAAAGAAGGATTTCGTTTTGCAGATCATCCCGTTTAA
- a CDS encoding pyridoxal phosphate-dependent aminotransferase, protein MPVSQKIHGMLSRSSWIRKMFEEGLLLRKKLGPENVFDFSLGNPNVPPPCEFKNALTEVASQSLPGQHAYMPNAGYPETREAIAAHLTQKFKVPLKFEHIIMTCGAAGALNVTLKTLLDAGDEVIIPTPYFVEYEFYVDNAGGVPRLVPTKKDFSLDLEAIRSAFTERTRAVLINSPNNPTGRVYDAETIKELSDILEEKERLYQRAVYLISDEPYNEIVYDGIALPSIMEYCRNSIIAYSYSKCLSVPGERIGYLALHPELAELEDVLGGMILCNRILGFINAPALMQRVIARIQGVQVNVGEYQRKRDLLCEGLSACGYSFAKPDGTFYLFVRSPIADDVAYVRALQQRGILTTPGVGFGGPGYFRIAYCVEDATIIKALPGFAETLQEYQNSRSV, encoded by the coding sequence ATGCCGGTTTCGCAGAAAATTCATGGGATGTTATCGCGATCGTCCTGGATTCGAAAAATGTTTGAAGAAGGGTTGCTTCTGAGGAAAAAGCTGGGTCCGGAAAACGTGTTCGATTTCAGTCTGGGAAACCCAAACGTCCCGCCACCCTGCGAATTCAAAAATGCCTTGACGGAAGTTGCCAGCCAATCCCTTCCCGGCCAGCATGCCTATATGCCCAATGCAGGGTATCCTGAAACCCGCGAGGCAATTGCCGCTCATCTGACCCAGAAATTCAAGGTCCCCTTGAAATTTGAGCACATCATCATGACCTGCGGTGCTGCAGGGGCTTTGAATGTGACCCTGAAGACGCTTCTGGACGCGGGAGACGAGGTCATTATCCCGACACCGTATTTTGTGGAGTATGAATTTTATGTGGACAATGCCGGGGGAGTCCCCCGCCTGGTTCCCACGAAAAAGGATTTCAGCCTGGACCTGGAGGCGATTCGATCCGCATTTACCGAGAGAACAAGGGCCGTTTTGATCAATTCACCGAACAATCCGACCGGCAGGGTTTACGACGCGGAAACCATTAAGGAACTCTCAGACATCCTCGAAGAAAAAGAAAGGCTGTATCAAAGAGCCGTCTACCTCATTTCTGACGAGCCGTACAACGAAATCGTCTATGATGGAATCGCCCTTCCCAGCATCATGGAGTACTGCAGGAACAGCATCATTGCCTATTCCTATTCAAAATGTCTCTCCGTGCCGGGGGAACGCATCGGGTATCTTGCCCTGCATCCGGAGCTTGCCGAACTGGAGGATGTCCTGGGCGGAATGATCCTCTGTAATCGGATTCTGGGGTTTATCAATGCCCCGGCCCTGATGCAGCGGGTGATAGCCCGGATTCAGGGGGTGCAGGTGAATGTCGGGGAATATCAGAGAAAGAGGGATCTGCTCTGCGAGGGATTGAGCGCCTGTGGATATTCCTTTGCAAAACCGGACGGAACCTTCTATCTCTTCGTCCGTTCTCCCATCGCCGATGATGTGGCCTATGTCCGTGCTCTTCAGCAACGCGGAATTCTGACGACGCCTGGGGTCGGATTCGGCGGGCCGGGTTACTTCCGCATTGCCTATTGCGTCGAGGATGCCACGATTATCAAAGCCCTGCCGGGCTTTGCGGAGACCTTGCAGGAATACCAGAATTCAAGATCCGTTTGA
- the hemW gene encoding radical SAM family heme chaperone HemW, whose product MPTEISTTDMQIFPKEEIIPGGQENSRAEFLAACPEGKRPGLYLHIPFCGSKCRYCNFFSVTGKQKIPAFLTSLYQEVLLQRRVFDSFDTLYIGGGTPSILTPLQLADLLSHLRQNFEFTEDAEVTLEVNPADIDVSFLEQIRLLGINRLNIGSQSFEDKILDFLGRRHSSNQALQAIMAARQAGFDNFGIDLIYGIPGQNRHSWKMTLEQVLSLKIPHLSCYQLTVEPDTPLGKACAQGLFKMPDNDELFEFFMETSEFLEDAGYCHYEVSNFALGACRISRHNSKYWQHIPYLGLGPAAHSFDGKKRWENVRSLDSYLLRLSRGERPVENCEILTEDELQLETLFLGFRTKAGIDLKSFSEKFGFDLWTKKKHALEPLLAAGHLKITAGRLQPTRTGMALADSLALL is encoded by the coding sequence ATGCCGACTGAGATTTCGACAACAGATATGCAGATTTTTCCGAAGGAAGAGATCATTCCGGGAGGTCAAGAGAATTCTCGGGCTGAATTTCTCGCCGCATGTCCAGAAGGAAAGCGCCCCGGTCTATATCTTCACATTCCTTTCTGCGGAAGCAAGTGCCGTTACTGCAATTTCTTTTCCGTAACCGGGAAGCAGAAGATTCCCGCTTTCCTGACATCTCTTTATCAAGAAGTCCTTCTCCAACGGAGGGTTTTTGATTCCTTCGACACCCTGTATATCGGCGGCGGCACTCCCTCGATTCTGACTCCTCTTCAGCTGGCAGACCTCTTATCTCATCTGCGGCAGAACTTTGAATTTACAGAAGATGCCGAAGTTACCCTGGAAGTCAATCCTGCCGATATTGATGTTTCTTTCCTGGAGCAGATTCGCCTCCTGGGGATCAACCGACTGAACATCGGATCACAGTCCTTTGAGGATAAGATCCTTGACTTTCTAGGGCGAAGACACAGCAGCAATCAGGCACTCCAAGCCATTATGGCTGCCCGGCAGGCCGGTTTCGACAATTTCGGCATCGACCTCATCTATGGGATTCCCGGACAGAACCGACATTCCTGGAAAATGACTTTAGAGCAGGTTTTATCTTTGAAGATTCCCCATCTCTCCTGCTACCAGCTCACGGTCGAACCGGACACGCCTCTCGGCAAGGCCTGCGCCCAGGGTCTCTTTAAAATGCCGGATAACGATGAACTCTTTGAGTTTTTTATGGAGACTTCGGAATTTCTCGAAGACGCGGGATATTGTCACTATGAAGTTTCCAACTTCGCCCTTGGGGCATGTCGCATCTCCCGGCACAATTCAAAATACTGGCAGCATATCCCATATCTTGGACTGGGACCGGCGGCGCATTCTTTTGATGGGAAAAAGCGCTGGGAGAATGTTCGTTCCCTGGATAGTTACCTCCTTCGGTTGAGCAGAGGGGAACGGCCCGTGGAGAACTGCGAAATATTAACGGAGGACGAGCTCCAACTGGAAACGCTTTTTCTCGGTTTTCGGACCAAGGCGGGGATCGATCTGAAATCCTTTTCGGAAAAGTTTGGATTTGATCTATGGACCAAGAAGAAGCATGCCCTTGAACCGCTTCTTGCGGCGGGACATTTGAAAATCACCGCCGGCCGTTTACAACCGACCCGGACGGGCATGGCCCTGGCGGACAGTCTGGCGTTGCTCTAA
- a CDS encoding acylphosphatase — protein sequence MKRVRVFVQGRVQGVFFRAHTHRAALGFHLHGWVRNLPDGRVEALFEGKQHDVEAMVDWCRRGPSHAVVEQLTVLDEPYSGEFADFIIRYE from the coding sequence ATGAAGCGTGTTCGTGTTTTTGTTCAAGGGAGGGTTCAGGGAGTTTTCTTTCGTGCCCATACCCATAGGGCAGCCCTGGGATTTCATCTCCATGGCTGGGTTCGTAATCTTCCCGATGGGCGGGTCGAGGCGTTGTTCGAGGGGAAACAGCACGACGTGGAGGCCATGGTCGACTGGTGCCGCCGGGGTCCTTCTCATGCCGTCGTGGAACAGCTCACCGTTCTGGATGAACCCTACAGCGGCGAATTTGCCGATTTCATCATCCGCTACGAATAA
- a CDS encoding acyltransferase, with protein sequence MRLTSIPEVQNRDFRIDLLRVAGSFAVVVLHVSARVVITSPDVHSSAWWIGNLFDSLSRWSVPLFVMVSGALLLSRNVEEDIFSFYRRRATKLLPPLVFWTAFYLLIQHIGGHTLTPTAVVKSIIMGSPFSHLWYLYMISGLYLITPFLRHIVTASSTRELLIFITGTFTIAAIESSYSSFWGCLSTTFLSSFLPYVAYFVTGYYLYNLSDRTSRINDLLIAVFAGFLLASGTGGLFILMGPKSWDVMYSYLNPIVIVMSLCVFRFGLNSQFLSSTTTKLLGPIAPITLGIYVIHPFFLIALGRFGLTPFLHHPIIGIPLISLTVFILSATSSRLLAAIPFLRAMVKG encoded by the coding sequence ATGAGGTTAACTTCTATTCCAGAAGTGCAGAATCGGGATTTCCGGATTGACCTGCTTAGAGTAGCAGGATCCTTTGCCGTCGTCGTATTGCATGTTTCTGCAAGGGTGGTAATCACATCTCCCGATGTGCATAGTTCTGCCTGGTGGATCGGCAATCTCTTCGATTCCCTCAGCCGATGGAGCGTTCCCCTCTTTGTCATGGTGAGTGGCGCGCTGCTTCTTTCAAGGAATGTCGAAGAGGACATTTTTAGTTTTTATCGGCGCAGAGCAACAAAACTGCTGCCTCCACTTGTCTTCTGGACCGCTTTCTATCTTCTCATTCAACACATCGGTGGCCATACGCTCACCCCTACCGCCGTAGTCAAAAGTATCATTATGGGATCACCATTTTCTCACCTCTGGTATCTCTATATGATCTCTGGTCTCTATTTGATTACGCCCTTTCTTCGCCATATCGTAACGGCAAGTTCCACGAGAGAACTGCTCATCTTTATCACCGGCACATTTACAATTGCAGCGATAGAATCCTCGTATTCCAGTTTTTGGGGCTGCTTATCTACAACGTTTCTATCGTCTTTCCTGCCCTACGTCGCCTACTTTGTTACTGGCTATTATCTTTATAATCTTTCCGATAGGACATCACGCATAAATGACCTTCTGATCGCAGTTTTTGCCGGCTTTCTACTTGCATCCGGGACTGGAGGATTATTCATTCTGATGGGACCAAAGTCATGGGACGTCATGTATTCATACCTGAACCCGATCGTGATTGTTATGTCGTTATGCGTTTTTCGTTTTGGCCTCAATTCCCAATTTCTTTCTTCGACGACGACCAAATTGCTTGGCCCAATTGCACCAATTACCCTTGGGATCTATGTGATCCATCCCTTTTTCTTGATAGCACTAGGCAGATTCGGACTGACTCCCTTTTTACATCACCCCATAATAGGAATACCCTTGATTTCCCTTACTGTATTCATCCTTTCGGCGACATCTTCCCGCCTCCTCGCAGCAATACCTTTTTTGAGGGCAATGGTGAAAGGATAG
- a CDS encoding WG repeat-containing protein: MAVMEEDNPEQEPYYLTKSGKIVGNGNVYIFDNTPDCESEGFIRFRDKKTDKVGMYDGQGEIVIPAEYDDLTNVRNGLVVALKGAGKKHWSGDKDSGCDHFSWEGGRESLLNTDHQIIIDSFKYDANLDFFSLKISAVPDQEADRDNFPGLDGRYYSFLNYSREFQRWFNSAILSSLSEEKLIEGSCGEIYFWQEPDGWTSEANRIFIEKNYEQIKNTLMELTREKADYFLSIDGLNPFIYKAAEFEKYFDNCGKAKEWQYPVMSLVINRRIQSEFYQDQFDFLRTEKGYKLISVTLQKGYLH; this comes from the coding sequence ATGGCAGTCATGGAAGAGGACAATCCTGAACAGGAGCCTTACTATCTCACAAAATCCGGGAAAATCGTCGGGAATGGCAATGTCTACATCTTCGATAATACACCGGATTGTGAAAGTGAAGGGTTTATAAGATTTCGAGATAAGAAAACGGATAAAGTCGGCATGTATGACGGACAAGGGGAAATTGTCATCCCCGCAGAATACGATGACCTAACCAATGTGAGAAATGGTCTGGTTGTCGCCTTGAAAGGCGCCGGGAAAAAACACTGGAGCGGCGATAAAGACTCCGGCTGTGATCATTTCAGCTGGGAGGGGGGCAGAGAATCGCTTCTCAATACGGATCATCAAATCATCATCGATAGCTTCAAATATGACGCCAATTTGGACTTTTTCTCCTTAAAAATTTCGGCTGTGCCTGATCAGGAGGCTGATCGTGACAATTTCCCTGGTCTTGACGGCCGATATTACTCATTTTTAAATTATAGCAGGGAATTTCAGAGATGGTTTAATTCCGCCATCCTCTCCTCACTTTCCGAGGAGAAACTGATCGAGGGTTCTTGCGGGGAAATTTATTTCTGGCAGGAACCCGATGGCTGGACCTCTGAAGCCAACAGGATCTTCATCGAGAAAAATTATGAACAAATTAAGAACACTTTAATGGAACTGACCAGGGAAAAAGCGGATTACTTCCTTTCCATCGATGGACTGAATCCTTTTATTTACAAAGCCGCCGAATTTGAAAAATATTTTGACAATTGCGGGAAAGCGAAGGAGTGGCAATACCCTGTTATGAGCCTTGTGATCAACCGCAGAATTCAAAGTGAATTCTACCAGGACCAGTTTGACTTCCTGCGGACAGAAAAGGGATACAAACTGATAAGCGTGACCCTTCAAAAGGGATATTTGCATTAA
- a CDS encoding adenylate kinase, translating into MNILIFGPNGSGKGTQGAIVQKKFNVPHIETGVIFRENISKGTDLGKEAKAYIDRGDLVPDGITIPMILNRIKQDDCGAGWLLDGFPRNLAQAEAMWDALQKEGIKLDYVIEINLDRQTSKNRIMGRRLCATDNNHPNNIFIDAIKPAEKDGKMVCRVCGSDKLTARADDQDEEAIGKRHDIYYDTKTGTLAGVNFFKERVKVIEVDGLPGVKEVSEDLLKKLS; encoded by the coding sequence ATGAATATTCTCATTTTTGGACCCAATGGGAGTGGCAAAGGAACACAGGGCGCGATCGTACAAAAGAAATTTAATGTTCCCCATATTGAAACCGGGGTGATTTTCCGGGAGAATATCTCCAAGGGAACGGATCTAGGAAAAGAGGCCAAGGCCTATATCGACCGGGGCGATCTTGTTCCCGACGGCATCACCATCCCCATGATTCTCAATCGTATCAAACAGGACGACTGCGGGGCCGGGTGGCTGCTCGACGGCTTTCCCCGCAACCTGGCCCAGGCGGAAGCCATGTGGGACGCCCTGCAGAAGGAAGGGATCAAGCTGGATTATGTCATTGAAATCAACCTAGACCGTCAGACTTCAAAGAACCGGATCATGGGAAGAAGGCTCTGCGCCACCGATAACAATCATCCCAACAATATCTTTATCGATGCCATCAAGCCGGCGGAAAAAGACGGCAAGATGGTCTGCCGGGTCTGCGGAAGCGACAAACTGACAGCCCGTGCCGACGATCAGGATGAGGAAGCCATCGGCAAACGTCACGACATTTATTACGACACCAAGACCGGCACCCTGGCTGGCGTTAATTTCTTCAAGGAGCGGGTCAAGGTCATCGAAGTCGATGGTTTGCCGGGCGTAAAAGAAGTGTCTGAAGATCTTCTTAAAAAACTTTCCTGA